One genomic region from Jilunia laotingensis encodes:
- a CDS encoding DUF2027 domain-containing protein gives MKIGDKVRFLSEVGGGIVKGFQGKEIVLVEDADGFDIPMQVRECVVIETDDYNMVKRPSASPKKVEEPVKPVKPEMPTVQRQPEMRGGDALNVFLAFIPEDVKAISSTPFEAYLVNDSNYYLYYTYLSAEGKAWKNRSHGLIEPNMKFFLEDFTKDALNELERVAVQFIAFKDGRTFSLKPAVSVELRIDTVKFYKLHTFRESDFFEEPALIYDIVVNDVPAKQVYVSAEDIQVALLQKKDADKPKSQPIVKRSNSNGIIEIDLHINELLDDTKGMSNGEILNYQLDKFREVMEKYRSKREQKIVFIHGKGDGVLRKALLDELKRKYATCRYQDASFQEYGFGATLVTIR, from the coding sequence ATGAAAATAGGTGATAAAGTCCGCTTTCTGAGTGAAGTGGGAGGTGGAATCGTGAAGGGATTTCAGGGAAAGGAGATCGTTTTAGTCGAGGATGCCGATGGATTTGACATACCGATGCAGGTTCGCGAGTGTGTGGTTATCGAGACGGATGACTATAATATGGTGAAACGCCCGTCGGCTTCTCCGAAAAAGGTAGAAGAGCCGGTGAAACCTGTGAAACCGGAAATGCCTACCGTGCAACGCCAGCCGGAGATGCGTGGCGGAGATGCCTTGAATGTTTTCCTGGCATTTATCCCCGAAGATGTAAAGGCTATCAGCAGTACTCCTTTTGAAGCCTATCTGGTGAACGATAGTAATTACTATTTGTACTACACTTATCTTAGTGCCGAGGGAAAGGCATGGAAGAACCGTTCCCACGGTCTGATCGAACCTAACATGAAGTTCTTTCTGGAAGATTTTACTAAGGATGCGCTCAATGAACTGGAACGGGTGGCTGTGCAGTTCATTGCTTTTAAAGACGGACGGACTTTTTCACTGAAGCCTGCCGTTAGTGTGGAGTTACGCATCGATACGGTGAAGTTTTATAAATTGCATACGTTCCGTGAATCGGACTTCTTTGAGGAGCCGGCATTGATTTATGACATCGTGGTCAACGATGTTCCTGCCAAACAAGTGTATGTTTCGGCCGAGGACATACAGGTTGCTTTGTTGCAGAAGAAGGATGCCGACAAACCTAAATCACAGCCCATCGTTAAGCGTAGCAACTCGAATGGTATTATCGAGATCGATCTGCATATCAATGAGCTATTGGATGATACTAAGGGGATGAGCAATGGTGAGATATTGAACTACCAGTTGGATAAGTTCCGTGAAGTCATGGAGAAATACCGGAGCAAGCGTGAACAGAAGATTGTCTTCATCCATGGCAAAGGTGACGGGGTGCTTCGCAAAGCGTTGCTTGATGAGTTGAAGCGTAAATATGCCACTTGCCGTTATCAGGATGCCTCTTTTCAAGAATATGGTTTCGGGGCTACGTTGGTGACGATCCGTTAA
- a CDS encoding lysine exporter LysO family protein, whose protein sequence is MKGSLIIVSFFLLGTLCGLYDLLPPGFTTDNMSYYALCALMFSVGISIGNDPNTLKSFRSLNPRLVLLPVMTILGTLSGCAVVSLFLGHRSAADCMAVGSGFGYYSLSSIFITEYKGAELGTIALLSNIMREIIALLCAPLLVKYFGRLAPISVGGATTMDTTLPIITRCSGQKFVIVSIFHGFIVDFSVPFLVTLFCSI, encoded by the coding sequence ATGAAAGGCAGTCTCATCATCGTCTCTTTCTTCCTTTTGGGGACTCTTTGCGGATTGTACGATCTACTTCCACCCGGTTTTACGACCGATAACATGAGTTATTATGCGTTATGCGCCCTGATGTTCTCTGTAGGCATCAGCATCGGAAACGATCCGAACACGCTTAAAAGCTTCCGCTCGCTGAACCCACGTTTGGTATTACTGCCCGTCATGACCATACTGGGCACACTGTCCGGGTGTGCAGTCGTCAGTCTCTTCCTAGGTCATCGTTCGGCAGCAGATTGCATGGCGGTAGGTTCCGGTTTCGGTTATTATTCCCTCTCCAGCATATTCATCACCGAATATAAAGGAGCAGAACTGGGAACCATCGCTTTGCTGTCGAACATCATGCGTGAAATAATTGCGTTGCTGTGCGCACCGCTGCTCGTAAAGTACTTCGGACGGCTTGCCCCCATTTCCGTGGGAGGAGCGACAACGATGGATACCACCCTTCCGATCATTACCCGCTGCTCGGGACAGAAATTTGTGATCGTTTCCATCTTTCACGGTTTCATTGTGGATTTCAGTGTCCCCTTCCTAGTGACATTATTCTGTTCCATTTAG
- a CDS encoding LysO family transporter: MFTIIGIMLTGMLTGYLLRNKKLSWIHRIITLLIWLLLFLLGIDVGGNQAIIRGLHSIGLEAFIITLAAVAGSTLAAWVLWYFLYIRNKKDNAINPVRHDDANAMNGKEVQS, encoded by the coding sequence ATGTTCACTATTATCGGAATCATGCTGACAGGTATGCTCACCGGCTATCTGTTACGAAATAAAAAGTTGTCATGGATACACCGGATCATCACCCTGCTGATATGGTTATTGCTTTTCCTGCTGGGCATTGATGTAGGTGGGAACCAAGCTATTATCCGAGGGCTTCACAGCATCGGACTGGAAGCATTCATCATCACATTGGCAGCCGTAGCCGGAAGCACATTGGCGGCATGGGTGCTGTGGTATTTCCTATATATAAGGAATAAAAAGGACAATGCTATAAATCCGGTGAGACATGACGATGCAAACGCAATGAATGGCAAGGAGGTGCAATCATGA
- a CDS encoding DUF4249 domain-containing protein yields the protein MTAKYIFTSILALLLIILCSSCENEIPFNKAAKPPRLIMNAFINADSTNNVLLLNLTGSTVISDVTDATVEVRINDALVESPQPIPFPTGDFRDTQKRFRITSKFNPGDKVRIDARTGDGVHHAWAEVTVPQPPLPITQVDTVTIPVNIYDNYYENKLRFRITFADHPGEKNFYRLVLERRACLEATLDGRIPKDTLVMKQNYKIITREDMVLTDGHPSMSDNDNSMFDQPLNIYGIFDDSRISGQTYTMTVYMDTNNLPYLFWSHTLKREWMDCYVRLLSISETDYQYFKALNVIDSDAYDATLMEPLTFASNVHGGVGIVSISTETSVKLNLSDKAYDSYQ from the coding sequence ATGACAGCCAAATATATCTTCACTTCGATACTCGCCCTGCTACTCATTATTCTGTGTAGCAGTTGCGAAAACGAAATCCCCTTCAACAAAGCCGCCAAGCCTCCCCGGCTCATCATGAACGCTTTTATCAACGCTGACAGCACAAATAACGTATTATTACTGAACCTGACAGGTTCGACCGTAATAAGTGACGTAACGGATGCAACCGTAGAAGTCCGGATCAACGATGCACTTGTAGAAAGCCCCCAACCAATCCCTTTCCCGACCGGTGATTTCAGAGATACCCAGAAACGCTTCCGCATCACCAGCAAGTTCAATCCTGGCGACAAAGTCCGCATCGATGCACGCACCGGAGACGGTGTACATCATGCATGGGCGGAAGTCACCGTCCCGCAACCACCGTTACCCATTACCCAAGTAGATACGGTGACTATTCCCGTCAACATATACGATAATTATTACGAAAACAAACTACGCTTCCGCATCACTTTTGCCGACCATCCCGGTGAGAAGAATTTTTATCGGCTGGTACTCGAACGCCGTGCATGCCTAGAAGCCACCTTGGATGGAAGAATCCCCAAAGACACATTGGTAATGAAGCAAAACTATAAAATAATCACTCGCGAAGATATGGTTCTGACAGACGGGCATCCTTCCATGTCCGACAATGACAACTCCATGTTCGACCAACCTCTCAACATCTATGGAATCTTCGATGACAGCCGTATATCCGGACAAACCTACACCATGACCGTCTATATGGATACCAACAATCTACCCTACCTTTTCTGGTCGCATACGTTAAAACGCGAATGGATGGATTGTTACGTGCGCTTGCTCAGCATCAGTGAGACCGATTACCAATACTTCAAAGCTCTCAACGTGATCGATTCCGATGCATATGATGCCACACTTATGGAACCCCTTACCTTCGCCAGCAACGTACATGGCGGGGTAGGCATCGTAAGCATCAGTACGGAGACAAGCGTCAAGCTCAATCTCTCGGACAAAGCGTACGATAGTTATCAATAA